The Coffea arabica cultivar ET-39 chromosome 8e, Coffea Arabica ET-39 HiFi, whole genome shotgun sequence genome window below encodes:
- the LOC113703114 gene encoding uncharacterized protein isoform X3, whose translation MAVRQSRKQITQPEINEEVESSSEKGKSFIAPRILQQREFQGALTAQRSNGLGNSGHSHVHNGGNSSATDIHESESLSEIDDAEVIGYLNTKHEMRYKRILWEAMDRGFSKAKKPKLKAELKRSTSVDKAAKATPKIEKKNQGLDSNAGQ comes from the exons ATGGCGGTTAGACAAAGCCGCAAGCAAATTACACAACCAGAG ATAAATGAAGAAGTTGAATCTTCATCTGAAAAAGGCAAAAGTTTCATTGCACCCAGAATCCTTCAACAGCGAGAATTTCAGG GTGCTTTGACTGCGCAAAGAAGTAATGGGCTGGGAAATTCTGGCCATTCACACGTGCATAATGGTGGCAACAGTAGTGCTACAGACATTCATGAATCAGAAAGTCTTTCTGAAATTGATGATGCTGAG GTCATTGGATATCTTAACACCAAGCATGAGATGCGTTATAAGAGGATCTTGTGGGAAGCAATGGATAGAGGATTTTCAAAG GCTAAGAAACCAAAACTGAAGGCAGAACTCAAAAGAAGTACTTCTGTTGATAAAGCTGCAAAAGCCACTCCTAAAATAGAGAAAAAG AATCAAGGTCTTGATAGCAATGCTGGTCAGTAA
- the LOC113703114 gene encoding uncharacterized protein isoform X2: MAVRQSRKQITQPEINEEVESSSEKGKSFIAPRILQQREFQGALTAQRSNGLGNSGHSHVHNGGNSSATDIHESESLSEIDDAEVIGYLNTKHEMRYKRILWEAMDRGFSKAKKPKLKAELKRSTSVDKAAKATPKIEKKRPSSRINYDALSKLADELNQGLDSNAGQ; the protein is encoded by the exons ATGGCGGTTAGACAAAGCCGCAAGCAAATTACACAACCAGAG ATAAATGAAGAAGTTGAATCTTCATCTGAAAAAGGCAAAAGTTTCATTGCACCCAGAATCCTTCAACAGCGAGAATTTCAGG GTGCTTTGACTGCGCAAAGAAGTAATGGGCTGGGAAATTCTGGCCATTCACACGTGCATAATGGTGGCAACAGTAGTGCTACAGACATTCATGAATCAGAAAGTCTTTCTGAAATTGATGATGCTGAG GTCATTGGATATCTTAACACCAAGCATGAGATGCGTTATAAGAGGATCTTGTGGGAAGCAATGGATAGAGGATTTTCAAAG GCTAAGAAACCAAAACTGAAGGCAGAACTCAAAAGAAGTACTTCTGTTGATAAAGCTGCAAAAGCCACTCCTAAAATAGAGAAAAAG AGGCCGAGTTCCAGAATTAACTATGATGCTCTTAGTAAGCTAGCTGATGAACTG AATCAAGGTCTTGATAGCAATGCTGGTCAGTAA
- the LOC113703114 gene encoding uncharacterized protein isoform X1, giving the protein MAVRQSRKQITQPEINEEVESSSEKGKSFIAPRILQQREFQGALTAQRSNGLGNSGHSHVHNGGNSSATDIHESESLSEIDDAEVIGYLNTKHEMRYKRILWEAMDRGFSKAKKPKLKAELKRSTSVDKAAKATPKIEKKGRFMDCVYLVSYFAQVLRQTFNCFIEAEFQN; this is encoded by the exons ATGGCGGTTAGACAAAGCCGCAAGCAAATTACACAACCAGAG ATAAATGAAGAAGTTGAATCTTCATCTGAAAAAGGCAAAAGTTTCATTGCACCCAGAATCCTTCAACAGCGAGAATTTCAGG GTGCTTTGACTGCGCAAAGAAGTAATGGGCTGGGAAATTCTGGCCATTCACACGTGCATAATGGTGGCAACAGTAGTGCTACAGACATTCATGAATCAGAAAGTCTTTCTGAAATTGATGATGCTGAG GTCATTGGATATCTTAACACCAAGCATGAGATGCGTTATAAGAGGATCTTGTGGGAAGCAATGGATAGAGGATTTTCAAAG GCTAAGAAACCAAAACTGAAGGCAGAACTCAAAAGAAGTACTTCTGTTGATAAAGCTGCAAAAGCCACTCCTAAAATAGAGAAAAAG GGTCGCTTTATGGATTGTGTTTATCTTGTCAGTTATTTTGCCCAAGTGTTAAGACagacttttaattgttttatagAGGCCGAGTTCCAGAATTAA
- the LOC113704170 gene encoding protein TIC 55, chloroplastic-like produces MLKILVQSVFLDRNMALLQPFFSDKFLSQALYISRINSSPRRAIIINTKRTGTVAYLHQPPQKLYISGQAKKRGTNCHAVAEQVGGEVKQSGGSTEEAIKSVDDVVPYDWTEEWYPLYLTKNIPEDAPLGLTVFDKQLVLYRDGTGELRCFEDRCPHRLAKLSEGQLLDGRLECLYHGWQFEGDGRCVKIPQLPANASIPRSACAKKYKVIDSQGVVWVWMSHKTPPKPEKIPWFENFARPGFKDTSTIHELPYDHSILLENLMDPAHVPISHDRTDFTAKREDATALFFKLTERTGRGFAGWWGRESDQSTPNYVPNFLRFEAPCVLQNNREIIDKNGETHYFSGLFLCRPSGQGKSMLIVRFGSTRKLSGLMKIIPQWFLHQNSSKVFEQDMGFLSSQNEFLMKTKVPTKVLYLNLKSSDVWVAEYRRWMDRVGHGMPYYIGYSTISLPKVPAVIEQAPAGFVANLSASQPAKGGIGTMHAPNFANRYFRHVIHCPDCRTTVKAFEAWKNALSAVALVSTALAILASGKQWKALLLFSTSLCLVGIYACSTVIAMNTTNFVRTHRRA; encoded by the exons ATGCTTAAAATTCTTGTTCAATCTGTCTTCCTCGACAGAAACATGGCTTTGCTGCAACCCTTTTTCTCTGACAAGTTTCTATCCCAAGCCCTTTACATTTCACGCATAAATTCATCTCCAAGAAGAGCCATAATCATTAATACAAAAAGAACAGGAACAGTTGCATATCTTCATCAACCACCACAGAAACTTTATATCTCTGGACaagcaaagaaaagagggaCAAACTGCCATGCAGTAGCAGAACAAGTTGGGGGTGAAGTTAAGCAAAGTGGCGGATCAACTGAAGAAGCAATCAAGAGTGTCGATGATGTGGTTCCCTATGATTGGACTGAAGAATGGTACCCTTTATATCTTACAAAAAATATCCCAGAGGATGCTCCTTTGGGCCTTACTGTATTTGATAAGCAGCTTGTACTTTACCGGGATGGCACTGGAGAGCTTAGGTGCTTTGAGGATCGGTGTCCCCACAG GCTGGCAAAACTTTCGGAAGGTCAACTACTTGATGGGAGGCTAGAGTGCTTGTATCATGGTTGGCAATTTGAAGGTGATGGCAGGTGTGTGAAGATACCTCAG CTCCCTGCAAATGCAAGCATCCCACGATCAGCTTGTGCCAAGAAATACAAAGTAATAGATTCCCAAGGAGTTGTATGGGTATGGATGTCTCATAAAACACCACCAAAACCTGAAAAAATTCCTTGGTTTGAGAATTTTGCCAGACCTGGATTCAAGGATACCTCAACAATCCACGAGCTTCCATACGATCATTCTATTCTTTTAGAAAACCTTATGGATCCGGCCCATGTCCCAATCTCACATGACAGAACTGATTTTACTGCAAAAAGGGAAGATGCTACAGCATTATTTTTCAAGCTGACTGAAAGAACAGGTAGAGGCTTTGCAGGTTGGTGGGGAAGGGAAAGCGATCAGTCCACTCCGAACTATGTTCCAAATTTCTTGCGCTTTGAAGCACCTTGTGTTCTGCAAAACAACCGAGAAATCATTGACAAGAATGGGGAGACGCACTATTTTAGTGGGCTCTTTTTATGTCGACCATCCGGACAGGGGAAATCAATGCTCATTGTGAGGTTTGGGAGCACAAGAAAACTATCTGGACTGATGAAAATAATTCCTCAGTGGTTCCTGCATCAGAATTCCAGTAAGGTTTTTGAGCAAGATATGGGATTTCTTTCCTCACAGAATGAGTTTCTGATGAAAACAAAGGTCCCAACAAAGGTGTTGTATTTGAATTTAAAGTCCTCAGATGTTTGGGTAGCTGAGTACAGGAGGTGGATGGACAGAGTTGGACATGGGATGCCTTACTATATTGGGTACAGCACCATTTCACTGCCTAAAGTGCCTGCAGTCATAGAGCAAGCTCCAGCGGGGTTTGTCGCTAACCTTTCCGCTTCTCAGCCAGCCAAGGGAGGAATTGGAACAATGCATGCACCAAATTTCGCCAATAGATATTTCCGCCATGTAATCCATTGCCCGGACTGCAGAACCACTGTCAAAGCTTTCGAGGCATGGAAAAATGCACTTTCTGCTGTTGCTCTTGTATCAACTGCATTAGCCATTCTTGCGTCTGGAAAACAGTGGAAGGctctccttttgttttccacaTCCCTTTGCCTGGTTGGAATCTATGCCTGCTCAACAGTAATTGCCATGAACACAACAAACTTCGTAAGGACACACAGAAGAGCGTGA